One Aegilops tauschii subsp. strangulata cultivar AL8/78 chromosome 7, Aet v6.0, whole genome shotgun sequence genomic window carries:
- the LOC109754997 gene encoding uncharacterized protein codes for MEGSDEESQAPAAPGPLPLPPPGPLPPPATDEGHLELLGVLRLRVRGLAPWMLPPYFLFNVDIYNYHPRELLAAYPSATAADGSSALYFVNLVRPKTATDSRKKRAVPGGTWKSERSPLPLVSEAIQGARQTFSFTVLGAKGEEIRQGYIMQELTLAGDEGKLDGGADMAVSKIYPSPRGDKAKRKAKPVRVSSRKKRKALEASAAASFSSAPALGLGISSPAPPLRLGASTSLAPPLGEGAASTSSAPHLGQGAASTSSASHLGQGAASTSSASHLGQGAASISSASHLGQAAAPSHARRLLILELDGFSPVGQDFLPQNILRASEVIGRRRVPVDCDDVVLLQKKKKLPAGGY; via the exons ATGGAGGGAAGCGACGAAGAGAGTCAGGCGCCCGCCGCTCCAGGCCCCCTGCCGCTGCCGCCTCCAGGGCCCCTGCCGCCGCCGGCGACGGACGAGGGCCACCTTGAGCTCCTCGGGGTGCTCCGCCTTCGGGTGAGGGGTCTCGCCCCATGGATGCTGCCCCCGTACTTCCTCTTCAACGTGGACATCTACAACTACCATCCGCGAGAGCTTCTTGCGGCATACCCGTCTGCGACCGCCGCGGATGGGAGCTCTGCCCTCTACTTCGTCAACCTCGTCCGCCCCAAGACTGCAACAGACTCGAGAAAGAAGAGAGCCGTCCCCGGGGGCACGTGGAAATCCGAGCGGTCCCCGCTGCCGCTAGTCTCGGAGGCCATCCAGGGAGCCCGGCAGACTTTCTCGTTCACCGTGTTGGGCGCGAAGGGCGAGGAAATCCGGCAGGGGTACATTATGCAGGAGCtcacccttgccggggacgaagGCAAGCTCGACGGCGGCGCCGACATGGCCGTATCCAAGATATACCCGAGCCCCCGCGGAGACAAGGCCAAGCGGAAAGCCAAACCCGTCCGCGTGTCGTCAAGAAAGAAGCGGAAGGCCCTTGaggcgtccgccgccgcctccttctcctccgcgccGGCTCTCGGGCTCGGGATCTCCAGTCCGGCCCCTCCTCTCCGCCTGGGGGCCTCGACCTCCTTGGCGCCACCTCTCGGCGAGGGCGCCGCGTCGACCTCCTCCGCGCCTCATCTCGGGCAGGGCGCCGCGTCGACCTCCTCCGCGTCTCATCTCGGGCAGGGCGCCGCGTCGACCTCCTCCGCGTCTCATCTCGGCCAGGGCGCCGCGTCGATCTCCTCCGCGTCTCATCTCGGCCAGGCCGCTGCTCCGAGCCACGCCAGGCGGTTACTCATTCTGGAGCTAGATGGCTTTTCGCCGGTGGGGCAGGATTTCTTGCCTCAGAACATTTTGAGGGCTTCGGAGGTGATTGGTAGAAGAAGGGTGCCTGTTGACTGCGACGACGTTGTTCTgctgcagaagaagaagaagctaccAGCAG GTGGCTATTAA
- the LOC120969224 gene encoding uncharacterized protein — translation MPDRVVDSRSAPAAVSWRRRADAAAAPVPAVAEEKTLSPPTPHALPPQKTSPLHEKILKTVDELKGDLSELFNQSPEAKPRTRRARRSSSAPAASRSSRCPPRCATCSAVLFYSYRDLDRKKTVDQCTTAGSSPARHVGARPSEQLLQNGGRAARVKDSSFDTIVAAGEETAARPHSHSLHRLMEYGSASELLLRRSPSLYEYGSSNKRSVPPSDASRRHEDRKGKGFSKGCGGNIQ, via the coding sequence ATGCCTGATCGTGTCGTGGATTCCCGATCTGCACCGGCTGCGGTGAGCTGGAGACGGCGAGCTGATGCCGCCGCGGCGCCGGTGCCCGCTGTTGCCGAGGAAAAGACACTTAGCCCTCCTACTCCCCACGCTCTCCCGCCACAGAAGACGAGTCCCCTCCACGAGAAGATCCTAAAGACGGTGGACGAGCTGAAAGGCGACCTCTCCGAGCTTTTCAACCAATCTCCGGAGGCCAAGCCAAGGACACGAAGGGCGCGCCGTTCATCGTCTGCTCCAGCTGCTTCACGCTCGTCCAGGTGCCCGCCAAGGTGCGCGACCTGCTCGGCCGTGCTCTTCTACTCCTACCGCGACCTGGACAGGAAGAAGACCGTCGACCAGTGCACGACGGCCGGCTCCTCGCCCGCGCGCCACGTCGGCGCACGGCCGAGCGAGCAGCTACTCCAGAATGGAGGAAGAGCTGCACGTGTCAAGGACTCGTCCTTCGACACCATCGTCGCGGCAGGGgaggagacggcggcgcggcCACACAGCCACAGCCTACACCGTCTCATGGAGTACGGCTCGGCGAGCGAGCTGCTGCTGCGGCGCTCCCCTAGCCTCTACGAGTATGGGAGCTCCAACAAGAGGTCGGTGCCGCCGTCCGACGCGAGCAGGCGGCATGAGGACAGGAAGGGGAAAGGCTTCTCCAAGGGTTGCGGCGGCAATATTCAGTGA